A stretch of Fusarium poae strain DAOMC 252244 chromosome 2, whole genome shotgun sequence DNA encodes these proteins:
- a CDS encoding hypothetical protein (SECRETED:SignalP(1-18)~CAZy:GH28), producing MTKLGFVLVAALAGSAVAAPSAPAITQAPDVHAYDKRASSCTFSGSGGASKASKSQASCATIVLDNVAVPSGETLDLSKLKDNTKVIFKGTTTWGYKEWKGPLMKISGNKITVEGSGAILNAGGEKYWDGKGGNGGITKPKFFSAHKLTDSKINNLYVKNTPVQAVSINGVNGLEINKFTLDNKAGDSQGGHNTDAFDIGSSTGVTIDGAKVYNQDDCVAVNSGKNIIFKNGYCHGGHGLSIGSVGGRDDNVVDNVQFLNSEVTNSANGIRVKAFKNHTGKINKVTYSDITLSKIQKYGILVEQNYDGGDLHGNPTSGLPITSLTLKNIKGKNAVDSKGKNAAIVCGKGACTNWTWSNVQVSGGKKYDSCQNVPSVASC from the exons ATGACTAAGCTCGGTTTCGTTCTTGTGGCTGCCCTGGCTGGCAGCGCTGTCGCCGCTCCTTCAGCTCCGGCCATTACCCAGGCTCCCGATGTTCACGCCTACGACAAGCGTGCGAGCAGCTGCACCTTCTCCGGCTCCGGCGGTGCCTCCAAGGCCAGCAAATCTCAGGCTTCTTGCGCCACTATTGTCCTCGATAATGTCGCTGTCCCCAGTGGCGAGACTCTCGATCTCAGCAAGTTGAAGGACAACACCAAGGTCATCTTCAAAGGCACTACAACCTGGGGCTACAAGGAGTGGAAGGGCCCTCTTATGAAGATCTCTGGAAACAAGATCACAGTTGAAGGATCTGGTGCTATTCTCAACGCTGGTGGAGAGAAGTACTGGGATGGCAAGGGTGGAAACGGTGGcattacgaagcccaagttCTTCTCTGCTCACAAGCTTACCGACTCCAAGATCAACAACCTTTATGTCAAGAACACCCCTGTCCAGGCTGTCAGCATTAACGGCGTTAACGGtctcgagatcaacaagtTCACCCTCGATAACAAGGCTGGTGACTCTCAGGGTGGTCATAACACAGATGCCTTCGACATTGGTTCCTCTACTGGTGTCACTATTGATGGCGCCAAGGTCTACAACCAGGATGATTGTGTTGCTGTCAACTCTGGAAAG AACATTATCTTCAAGAACGGTTACTGCCATGGTGGTCACGGTCTTTCAATCGGCAGCGTCGGAGGCCGCGATGACAACGTCGTTGACAACGTCCAATTCCTCAACTCTGAAGTTACCAACTCGGCCAACGGTATCCGCGTCAAGGCTTTCAAGAACCACACCGGCAAGATCAACAAGGTCACTTACTCCGATATTACCCTATCCAAGATCCAGAAGTACGGCATTCTCGTCGAGCAGAACTACGACGGTGGTGACCTTCACGGCAACCCTACCAGCGGTCTTCCTATTACCAGCCTCACCCTTAAGAACATAAAGGGCAAGAATGCCGTTGACTCCAAGGGGAAGAATGCTGCTATTGTCTGTGGCAAGGGAGCTTGCACTAACTGGACCTGGTCCAATGTTCAGGTTTCCGGTGGTAAGAAGTACGACAGCTGCCAGAACGTTCCCAGCGTTGCTTCTTGCTAA
- a CDS encoding hypothetical protein (SECRETED:SignalP(1-24)), giving the protein MKASLILALPAMAIAAVTPPSVEQRQLPDFDVLPLDIDCLRNVANIGRCFPNLGSGSPPTVGDLLDCVESLPTLVGSILQLAALRCIDLSDLPTKA; this is encoded by the exons ATGAAGGCCTCTCTCATCCTTGCTCTTCCTGCCATGGCCATTGCGGCTGTCACTCCTCCATCCGTCGAGCAGAGGCAGTTGCCCGATTTTGATGTTCTTCCTCTCGACATCGACTGCCTCCGAAATGTTGCCAACATCGGCCGGTGCTTCCCCAACCTTGGATCCGGATCCCCCCCTACCGTCGGTGATCTTCTTGACTG TGTCGAGAGTCTCCCCACACTTGTCGGTAGCATTTTGCAGCTCGCAGCTCTGCGATGCATTGACCTCTCTGATCTTCCCACAAAGGCATAG